Proteins found in one Solitalea lacus genomic segment:
- the uvrA gene encoding excinuclease ABC subunit UvrA yields MSINIDEVSAKTHIVIKGARVHNLKNVDVAIPKNKLVVITGLSGSGKSSLAFDTLYAEGQRRYVESLSAYARQFMGRMNKPDVDYIKGIAPAIAIEQKVNATNPRSTVGTSTEIYDYLKLLFARIGRTYSPISGLEVKKDSVTSVTDFILSLTDDTAVNIFCPLHPHNNRSLKEELAVLLQKGFRRVAYHGNVSKIEDILDDKKIDAIHPLKEGELRILVDRIVVDRQEDTLNRISDSVQTAFFEGKGDAYLQFRNEETDAQTERHFCDRFELDGLTFDEPTSQFFSFNNPYGACKTCEGYGSVIGIDPDLVIPDKSKSIYDGVIAPWRGEKMKEWNEALIRAAGKFDFPIHRSYIDLTEEQKELLWTGNRYFGGLNDFFKDLESQTYKIQYRVILSRYRGKTVCPDCKGSRLRKDASYVKVAGKSITDIVLMPLEKASAFFNDIQLNEYDAQVAKRLLIEIQNRLRFLNDVGLGYLTLNRLSNTLSGGESQRINLATSLGSSLVGSVYVLDEPSIGLHPRDTHRLIGVLKSLRNAGNSVLVVEHEEEIMHAADHLIDIGPRAGINGGELVFEGDFNQIINDEQSLTGKYLSGKKEIAIPEQRRKWADYIEIEGARENNLKNIDVKFPLHTLTCVTGVSGSGKTSLVKRILYPALQKGIGNFTGEQSGAFNNISGDISKVAQIEMIDQNPIGRSSRSNPVTYVKAYDEIRNLFSSQPAAKASGLKPSAFSFNVEGGRCDTCQGEGEVKIEMQFMADIYLPCETCGGKRFKQHVLDVKYKEKDISEVLDLSIDEALEFFAEEKKIINKIQPLQDVGLGYVKLGQSSNTLSGGEAQRIKLASFLVKGHNPHHTLFIFDEPTTGLHFDDINKLMKSFDALINQGNTIIVIEHNLDVIKCADWVIDIGPEGGEKGGSLVFAGLPEDLIKCENSYTGKFLNERLNHRKVL; encoded by the coding sequence ATGAGTATAAATATTGACGAAGTAAGTGCGAAAACGCACATTGTTATAAAAGGGGCCAGAGTACATAACCTGAAAAATGTGGACGTGGCCATACCTAAAAACAAACTGGTAGTTATTACGGGGTTGTCGGGTTCGGGTAAATCAAGCTTGGCATTTGATACTTTGTATGCCGAAGGTCAACGTCGTTACGTTGAAAGTTTATCGGCCTATGCACGGCAGTTTATGGGGCGCATGAATAAACCCGATGTTGACTACATTAAGGGTATTGCTCCGGCCATTGCCATTGAGCAAAAGGTAAATGCTACCAATCCTCGCTCAACGGTTGGAACATCCACAGAAATCTACGATTACTTAAAACTGCTCTTTGCGCGAATTGGCAGAACCTATTCGCCAATTTCAGGACTAGAGGTAAAAAAAGACAGCGTAACGTCTGTTACTGATTTTATCCTTTCTCTAACCGATGATACTGCTGTAAACATCTTTTGCCCTTTGCACCCTCATAATAATCGTTCTTTAAAAGAAGAACTTGCGGTGCTTTTGCAAAAAGGCTTTAGACGCGTTGCTTATCATGGCAATGTTTCTAAAATTGAAGATATTCTTGATGATAAAAAGATTGATGCCATTCATCCTTTAAAGGAAGGTGAACTGCGAATATTAGTCGATCGTATTGTTGTTGATCGCCAGGAAGATACGCTGAACAGAATTTCAGATTCGGTTCAAACCGCATTTTTTGAAGGTAAAGGTGATGCCTACCTGCAATTCAGAAATGAAGAAACCGATGCGCAAACTGAACGTCATTTTTGTGATCGTTTTGAACTGGATGGTTTAACTTTTGATGAACCGACTTCCCAATTTTTTAGTTTTAATAATCCTTACGGAGCCTGTAAAACTTGTGAAGGCTACGGAAGCGTTATCGGAATTGACCCGGATTTGGTAATTCCGGATAAATCAAAATCAATTTACGACGGTGTCATTGCCCCTTGGAGAGGCGAAAAGATGAAGGAGTGGAATGAAGCTCTTATCAGAGCAGCCGGCAAGTTCGATTTTCCAATTCATCGTTCTTATATCGATCTAACTGAAGAGCAAAAAGAGCTGCTATGGACAGGTAATCGTTATTTTGGGGGCTTAAACGATTTCTTTAAAGACCTTGAATCGCAAACGTATAAGATTCAGTACCGTGTAATACTTTCTCGTTACAGAGGTAAAACGGTTTGTCCTGATTGTAAGGGAAGCCGTTTGCGTAAAGATGCCAGCTATGTTAAAGTTGCCGGTAAATCCATCACCGATATTGTGCTTATGCCATTAGAAAAGGCTTCTGCCTTTTTTAATGATATTCAATTAAACGAATATGATGCCCAGGTTGCCAAGCGTTTGTTGATCGAAATTCAGAACCGGCTTCGCTTTTTGAATGATGTTGGATTAGGGTATTTAACCTTAAACCGTTTGTCGAATACTCTTTCTGGTGGGGAGTCACAGCGGATTAATTTGGCGACTTCGTTAGGCAGCAGCCTGGTAGGGTCTGTTTATGTATTGGATGAGCCAAGTATCGGTTTGCACCCGCGCGATACGCACCGTTTAATCGGCGTGTTAAAATCACTGCGTAATGCCGGAAACTCTGTACTAGTGGTAGAGCATGAGGAAGAAATTATGCATGCTGCTGATCATTTGATAGACATAGGTCCTCGTGCAGGTATAAACGGAGGAGAATTGGTTTTTGAGGGCGATTTTAATCAGATTATTAACGATGAGCAGAGCCTGACCGGAAAGTATTTGTCGGGAAAAAAGGAAATTGCTATTCCCGAGCAGCGCCGAAAATGGGCTGATTATATTGAAATAGAAGGAGCCCGGGAAAATAACCTTAAGAACATCGATGTAAAGTTTCCTCTGCACACCTTAACCTGTGTTACAGGAGTGAGCGGTTCAGGAAAAACCAGTTTGGTGAAACGTATTTTATATCCTGCTTTGCAAAAAGGTATTGGCAATTTTACGGGAGAGCAAAGCGGAGCATTCAATAACATTTCGGGTGACATCTCAAAAGTTGCTCAAATTGAAATGATTGACCAGAATCCTATTGGCCGCTCGTCGCGTTCAAACCCGGTAACTTATGTAAAAGCATATGACGAAATCAGGAATTTGTTTTCATCTCAGCCAGCTGCAAAAGCATCTGGTTTAAAGCCATCGGCGTTTTCATTTAATGTTGAAGGTGGGCGTTGTGATACTTGTCAGGGTGAAGGCGAGGTGAAAATTGAAATGCAGTTCATGGCTGATATCTATTTGCCTTGTGAAACCTGCGGTGGAAAACGCTTTAAGCAGCATGTGCTCGATGTAAAATACAAAGAGAAAGATATTTCAGAAGTGCTTGATTTAAGTATTGACGAAGCACTGGAGTTTTTTGCTGAAGAGAAAAAGATTATAAACAAAATCCAACCCTTGCAGGATGTTGGTTTAGGCTACGTGAAATTAGGGCAATCGTCTAATACACTTTCAGGAGGAGAGGCCCAGCGTATCAAACTTGCTTCATTTTTGGTGAAGGGGCACAACCCGCATCATACCCTGTTTATCTTTGATGAGCCAACTACCGGTTTGCACTTTGATGATATTAACAAACTGATGAAATCTTTCGATGCGCTGATCAATCAGGGAAACACCATCATTGTTATTGAACATAATTTGGATGTAATTAAATGTGCTGATTGGGTAATCGATATTGGTCCTGAAGGAGGCGAAAAGGGCGGTAGTTTAGTGTTTGCCGGTTTGCCGGAAGATTTGATCAAGTGTGAAAATTCATATACGGGCAAGTTCCTGAATGAACGGTTAAACCATCGGAAAGTCTTATAA
- a CDS encoding GH92 family glycosyl hydrolase, whose translation MKLTFSFTLKCIVAAGVAFMSTQVMAQQKSKKIDYVNPFIGTGGHGHTYPGATVPFGMVQLSPDNGTQGWDWCSGYHYSDSVIAGFSHTHLSGTGIGDLADISVMPTVKLVESAKIKERFSHQHEKASPGYYSVDLLDSKIKVELSASQNVGWHRYTFPKAQIASIRFDLGFAINWDAPVETFIKIENDSTVVGYRKSKGWSEEQWVFFAARLNKKVEGFSMVKDGQSSGYKTEKGKDVKASLIFSTNAGEEVLMKVAISSANIEGALKALDAEKGWDFDQTRKNAEQKWEHELNKIDAKGSENDKIIFYTAMYHAFVAPNIFSDLNGNYKGPNGKVNQAKGFNNYTVFSLWDTFRAANPLYTITQPERVPDFINSFLAFYDEYSLLPIWPLVGSETNCMTGNHAIPVIADAILKGFKGFDQEKAFEAMKKSAMQNVRGTDAYRQYKYLPQDKKDESVTITLEYSYDDWCIAQVAKKLGKEADYKLFMERASYYANLFDKSTGFMRAKNSDGQWIPNFDPYYSEHGSKAQYTEGNAWQHSWFVPHDPQGLINLFGGKKAFVNKLDSLFSVSSEMTGKNKSPDVSGFIGQYAHGNEPSHHIAYLYNYAGEPWKAQKRVREILTTMYSNKPDGLSGNEDCGQMSAWYVMSAMGIYPVNPASGYYVFGSPILNEAKINLQGGKSFVIKAENNSKENIYIQSVTLNGKPYAKTYITHNDIIKGGSLVFTMGKQPNTKFGSMATAAPPSMSVAK comes from the coding sequence GTGAAACTTACTTTTTCCTTTACCTTAAAATGCATAGTTGCCGCTGGTGTTGCTTTTATGAGCACACAGGTCATGGCGCAACAAAAAAGCAAAAAAATAGATTATGTAAATCCGTTTATCGGCACTGGAGGGCACGGACATACTTACCCGGGGGCAACGGTGCCGTTTGGAATGGTGCAACTAAGCCCCGATAATGGTACACAAGGATGGGATTGGTGTTCGGGTTATCACTATTCTGATTCTGTAATAGCAGGTTTTAGTCATACTCATTTAAGTGGAACGGGTATAGGGGATTTAGCAGATATCTCTGTGATGCCAACCGTAAAACTGGTTGAATCAGCTAAAATTAAAGAAAGATTCTCTCATCAGCATGAAAAAGCTAGTCCCGGGTATTATTCAGTTGACCTGCTCGACTCAAAAATAAAAGTGGAATTATCTGCAAGTCAAAATGTAGGCTGGCATCGATATACGTTTCCTAAAGCCCAGATTGCATCGATTCGTTTCGATTTAGGTTTTGCAATTAACTGGGATGCACCGGTTGAAACATTTATCAAAATAGAAAATGATTCAACGGTTGTTGGCTACCGCAAATCAAAAGGGTGGTCTGAGGAGCAATGGGTGTTTTTTGCGGCCCGTTTAAATAAAAAGGTAGAAGGCTTTTCAATGGTAAAAGATGGCCAATCTTCAGGGTATAAAACCGAAAAAGGTAAAGACGTTAAAGCTTCTTTGATTTTCAGCACTAATGCTGGTGAAGAAGTATTGATGAAAGTGGCCATTTCTTCAGCTAACATTGAAGGTGCATTAAAAGCGTTAGATGCCGAAAAAGGATGGGATTTTGATCAAACACGTAAAAATGCCGAGCAAAAATGGGAGCATGAGCTGAATAAGATTGATGCAAAGGGTTCTGAAAATGATAAAATCATATTTTACACAGCCATGTATCATGCTTTTGTAGCGCCTAACATTTTCAGTGATTTGAACGGAAATTATAAAGGCCCTAATGGTAAGGTAAATCAGGCAAAAGGTTTTAACAATTATACTGTATTCTCGTTGTGGGATACTTTTAGAGCTGCTAATCCGCTTTATACCATTACTCAGCCTGAGCGCGTTCCGGATTTCATTAACTCATTTTTGGCTTTTTATGATGAGTATAGTTTATTGCCAATTTGGCCGCTGGTTGGAAGCGAAACAAATTGTATGACTGGCAATCATGCAATTCCGGTTATTGCCGATGCTATTTTAAAAGGCTTTAAAGGTTTTGACCAGGAAAAGGCATTTGAAGCCATGAAGAAGAGTGCAATGCAAAATGTTCGCGGAACAGATGCTTACCGTCAGTATAAGTATTTACCACAGGATAAAAAGGATGAGAGTGTGACCATAACACTTGAATATTCTTATGACGATTGGTGTATTGCCCAGGTAGCAAAAAAGCTCGGTAAAGAAGCTGATTACAAATTGTTTATGGAGCGTGCCAGTTATTACGCCAACTTATTCGATAAATCAACCGGTTTTATGCGCGCCAAAAATTCTGATGGGCAGTGGATTCCTAACTTCGATCCTTATTATTCAGAACATGGCTCTAAAGCTCAGTATACAGAAGGAAATGCCTGGCAGCATAGCTGGTTTGTACCGCATGATCCTCAAGGTTTGATAAACTTGTTTGGGGGTAAAAAAGCATTTGTTAACAAACTGGACTCTCTCTTTAGTGTTAGCTCAGAAATGACCGGCAAAAACAAATCGCCGGATGTTTCAGGCTTTATTGGCCAATATGCGCACGGAAATGAGCCAAGCCATCATATTGCTTATCTATATAATTATGCAGGTGAACCCTGGAAGGCTCAAAAACGTGTTCGTGAAATTTTGACAACCATGTACAGTAATAAACCAGATGGGCTTTCAGGTAATGAAGACTGTGGTCAGATGAGTGCATGGTATGTTATGAGCGCTATGGGGATCTATCCGGTAAATCCTGCCAGCGGATATTATGTGTTTGGTAGTCCGATATTGAATGAGGCCAAAATAAATCTTCAGGGAGGCAAATCCTTTGTTATAAAGGCTGAGAATAATTCAAAAGAGAATATTTACATTCAGTCTGTTACGCTCAATGGTAAGCCTTACGCCAAAACTTATATTACGCACAATGATATTATTAAGGGCGGATCGTTAGTGTTTACAATGGGTAAACAACCCAATACAAAATTTGGCAGTATGGCAACAGCTGCTCCTCCGTCAATGAGTGTGGCTAAATAA